In Pan troglodytes isolate AG18354 chromosome 20, NHGRI_mPanTro3-v2.0_pri, whole genome shotgun sequence, the genomic window tgtttcctttgttgtgcagcaGCTTTTACATGTGATGcgatcccatttgtctatgtttgcttttgttgcctgtgatttAGGTGgttatatcaaaaaatatatagaccCTTTTGCCACTCAACTCAAAGCCTCATACCAAGCCATGGCCTTCATTCTAGCCAGTATTTCCAATATTGGAAGGTCAGGGCCCTGATCATTTATATTTGTACTTATATTGTATCTTCATTTCCTAGTACCAGTGCTTTACAAAGAGTAGGCGATGATGTCTTCATGCAGGTAAAGATGAAAGTGTCCCAAGAACTATCAGCCATTCCACTCACGGAAAAGCTAATACCATGCCTATTTACTCCCAGACAGTGGCCATGGCTGAACACTTTAAACAAGCAAGCAGTTGTCCTATGTGCCTGGATTATCTTGAAAACCCCATGCACCTGAAATGTGGATACGTCTGTTGCCTCCGATGCATGAACTCACTGCGAAAGGGGCCCGATGGGAAGGGGGTGCTGTGCCCTTTCTGCCCTGTGGTCTCTCAGAAAAATGACATCAGGCCCGCTGCCCAGCTGGGGGCGCTGGTGCCCAAGATCAAGGAACTAGAGCCCAAGGTGAGAGCTGTTCTGCAGATGAATCCAAGGATGAGAAAGTTCCAAGGTAAGGAATCTGTACTACCTGCTCCAAGCCCATAAAGGGCCTTGGAAAAAGCAGCTTTTAAATGTCTTTCCGTTCAATACGGGCATTAGCTGAAGTCTGCAACCTAAAAGATTTGTGATCCCAAACATCAGCTGTTATCAGCGCACAGTATAGGTTTTCACAGGATCTGTACCAATTTATAATTATGACAGCAAACTATCATCTCCTCCTTCATCCATCCTATGCACTAAGAGGGAGAAAAACCTTTAATCAAAATATTGAATAACTTAAACAAGAATTTTTACTATGAGAAAGGTGGGCTTGTTGCAATTATATTCATACATTCTATACATAAAATTTGACTTAATCGGGGGGCCAGGGAAATTCCTAAAGAAAGTTCGGATCTGAGAATGAACGTGGAATAAGAGAAGtgacaatgaataaaatatttgggtCTGTGCAGTAGAAAGGCAGAGGGAGTCTGTAGTGTGTGTCTTTGCTGAACTACCGGTTCTTCTTTGCACAGTGGATATGACCTTGGATGTGGACACAGCCAACAACTATCTCATCATTTCTGAAGACCTGAGGCGTGTCCGATGTGGGAATTTCAGACAGAATAGGAAGGAGCAAGCTGAGAGGTTCGACACTGCCCTGTGCGTCCTGGGCACCCCTCGCTTCACTTCCGGCCGCCATTACTGGGAAGTGGACGTGGGCACCAGCAAAGTGTGGGATGTGGGCGTGTGCAAGGAATCTGTGAACCGACAGGGGAACGTTGTACTCTCTTCAGAACTCGGCTTCTGGACTGTGGGTTTGAGAGAAGGACAGATCTACTTTGCCAGCACTAAGCCTGTGACGGGTCTCTGGGTGAGCCCAGGTCTACACCGAGTGGGGATTTACCTGGATATAAAAATGAGGGCCATTTCCTTCTATAATGTCAGTGATAGGTCACATATCTTCACATTCACGAAAATTTCTGCTACTGAGCCACTGCGTCCATGTTTTGCTCATGCAGATACAAAGTCGTGATGATCACGGAtacttgagtgtgtgtgtgtaattaatAATGGCATTGCCAGTTCCCCAATTTATCCTGGGCAAGGCAACTATACACTTGAACACAGAAAACATCCACAGTAAGTGGCTGTGTGCTCGTGACCAAAGGCGAGAACTTCTCCGCTTGGTCCACTTATGGTTCAAAGTTATGGAAGAAGAATGTGGGTCTTTCAAGGAATTCTGAGCTCTACTTGTATTGCTGATGAAAAATTGCATATGAAATATAAAGCAGTGTCATTTTTTGGTAACTCATGCTTATGTTTCTTTTACAATAAACGTTTAACATTTTCAGAtgaatttgcaaatgtttttcttttgctttgctgtAAGATCAAGTAAATGTGTCATGGAGGTTATaaactataataatataaattgacCCCCAAAATTAATTCACTTTCTAAATGACAAGGAAACACTGCCTGTTAAACTGATAAAAGTATGTGCCTGTATGTGTTCAGTTTTACCCAACAACTGGAAAACACACATTCATCTCCAGTATACATTGAACATTCGCTAGCATAGACAGATGTGGCCATAAGACAAATCACATTGAcatgaaaattgaaataatatacaCACTGTTCTCAAATGCCAAcagaattaaattataaatcagtAACAAGAAGAAATCTGTAAAATCTCcacatacatgaaaattaaacaaccactttaaaataaaacacaaatcaaaggtgaacttataaaggaaattataaaataccttACGCTGAGTGAAAGTAAATGCACAATATCACAAAATGTGCAGATGTAGTTGaggtttagagggaaatttatagaaatagacACTTATAGAATCAAGGAAAATACCCTCATCCATGAtctagcttccttttttttttgagacagagtcttgctctgtcgcccaggctggagtgcagtggcgcgatctcggctcactgcaagctccgcctcccgggttcacgccattctcctgcctcagcctcccaagtagctgggaccacaggcgcccgccactacgtctggttaattttgtgtatttttgttttttttttttttttggaagagacagggtttcagcatgttagccaggatggtctcgatctcctgacctcgtgatccgcccgcctcagcctcccaaagtgctgggattacaggagtaagccaccgtgcccggccggtcTAGCTTCCATTTTTAAGTGAGCAAATGCAGTGGCAAAttaggtaaaaaacaaaacaaaacaaagactacAGTAGtagtcaatgaaatagaaaatggataaatgttaaataaaattttaaaaattcaagacaCGTTTTTTCAGGATCAAAGTAGTAAATCTTCAGCTAGAGTGAAAGAGTGAGGAAGGGATGAATTAAAACAATGAGTaagcaagagaaaaggaagacaggGCAAAAtcaagagaggcagagaaagaagagacagagCCCATcgtgatggctcaagcctgtaatcccagcacttcgggaggccgagaagggaggattgcttggactcaggaatttgagacgagcctgggcaacacagcaaaaccccatctctacaaaaataataataataaaattagctgggtgtgttggtttGCACCTGTGGTttcagccacttaggaggctgaggtgggaggattgcttgagccccaggaagttgaggctgcagggagccatgagccatgatcatgccactgcactccagcctgggctacagagtgagaccctatctt contains:
- the LOC129138007 gene encoding ret finger protein-like 4A, which produces MAEHFKQASSCPMCLDYLENPMHLKCGYVCCLRCMNSLRKGPDGKGVLCPFCPVVSQKNDIRPAAQLGALVPKIKELEPKVRAVLQMNPRMRKFQVDMTLDVDTANNYLIISEDLRRVRCGNFRQNRKEQAERFDTALCVLGTPRFTSGRHYWEVDVGTSKVWDVGVCKESVNRQGNVVLSSELGFWTVGLREGQIYFASTKPVTGLWVSPGLHRVGIYLDIKMRAISFYNVSDRSHIFTFTKISATEPLRPCFAHADTKS